A single window of Streptomyces xanthii DNA harbors:
- a CDS encoding aldehyde dehydrogenase family protein, whose product MAVAPGDTRFEVAGHLTENHIGGRWVSAQSGQRRPDVNPADLSDVLGEFAESGGADVDLAVEEARRALDGWRGIGPVERAAFLTKALHLLDERTEEFAYAITREQGKLLKEALGEVRRAKSVLEFTTGQARRLGGVTVPAEEARTFAYTFRKPIGVVGLISPWNFPLAIPMWKVAPALLSGCTAILKPSPLTPLTSALLVDVFQRAGLPDGVLNLVQGDAAAGEALVANPAVAGISFTGSLPIGTAIHTGGAHRLLRTQLELGGKNAVIVCDDADLGKAVDAVVHGAFGQAGQRCSATSRAVVDVRVREEFLERLVARVASLRVGPGFDPASELCPVVDTARRDAALAAIAGAQRDGGKVVCGGGREERPGLPDGCYVQPTVIRDVPWDAELAQEEVFGPVLAVVDAEDFDDALRIANSVKYGMSGTVFTASQTRAFEALDRFEAGMLHVNRPGVGAYAHLPHVGDKASQYGPPECSPEVFDFYTAWHSACISY is encoded by the coding sequence ATGGCTGTGGCACCGGGAGACACACGGTTCGAGGTGGCGGGACATCTGACGGAGAACCACATCGGCGGGCGGTGGGTCTCGGCACAGTCGGGGCAGCGTCGCCCGGACGTGAACCCGGCCGATCTCTCGGACGTCCTGGGGGAGTTCGCGGAATCGGGCGGCGCCGACGTCGACCTCGCGGTGGAGGAGGCGCGGCGGGCGCTCGACGGCTGGCGCGGCATCGGACCGGTCGAGCGGGCCGCCTTCCTGACGAAGGCGCTGCACCTCCTGGACGAGCGCACCGAGGAGTTCGCGTACGCCATCACGCGCGAGCAGGGCAAGCTCCTGAAGGAGGCGCTCGGGGAGGTCCGACGAGCCAAGTCTGTCCTGGAGTTCACGACCGGGCAGGCGCGCCGGCTGGGCGGGGTCACCGTCCCGGCCGAGGAGGCCCGCACCTTCGCCTACACCTTCCGCAAGCCGATCGGCGTGGTCGGACTGATCTCCCCCTGGAACTTCCCGCTGGCCATCCCCATGTGGAAGGTCGCCCCCGCGCTCCTGTCCGGCTGCACCGCGATCCTCAAGCCGTCCCCGCTGACCCCGCTCACCTCGGCACTCCTCGTCGACGTCTTTCAGCGGGCCGGCCTGCCGGACGGGGTGCTGAACCTGGTGCAGGGCGACGCGGCGGCGGGTGAGGCGCTCGTCGCCAACCCGGCCGTGGCCGGCATCAGCTTCACCGGCTCCCTGCCGATCGGCACCGCCATCCACACCGGCGGCGCCCACCGGCTGCTGCGCACCCAGCTCGAACTCGGCGGCAAGAACGCGGTGATCGTGTGCGACGACGCCGACCTCGGCAAGGCCGTCGACGCGGTCGTGCACGGGGCGTTCGGGCAGGCCGGCCAGCGCTGTTCGGCGACCAGCCGGGCCGTCGTCGACGTCCGGGTGCGCGAGGAGTTCCTGGAACGGCTCGTCGCCCGCGTCGCAAGCCTGCGGGTCGGGCCCGGCTTCGACCCGGCCTCCGAACTGTGCCCGGTCGTGGACACCGCGCGGCGGGACGCGGCGCTCGCCGCGATCGCGGGCGCGCAGCGCGACGGCGGCAAGGTGGTGTGCGGCGGCGGCCGCGAGGAGCGCCCCGGCCTGCCGGACGGCTGCTACGTCCAGCCGACCGTGATCCGGGACGTGCCGTGGGACGCGGAGCTGGCGCAGGAGGAGGTGTTCGGGCCGGTGCTCGCGGTCGTGGACGCCGAGGACTTCGACGACGCCCTGCGCATCGCGAACTCGGTGAAGTACGGCATGTCCGGGACGGTCTTCACCGCCTCCCAGACCCGCGCCTTCGAGGCCCTGGACCGCTTCGAGGCGGGCATGCTGCACGTCAACCGTCCCGGCGTCGGCGCGTACGCGCACCTGCCGCACGTCGGCGACAAGGCCAGCCAGTACGGCCCGCCGGAGTGCTCGCCGGAGGTCTTCGACTTCTACACGGCCTGGCACTCGGCCTGCATCTCCTACTAG
- a CDS encoding ATP-binding cassette domain-containing protein — protein MSSTAAAARTRTGLAIETAGLVKTFGENRAVDGVDLSVPAGTVYGVLGPNGAGKTTTVKMLATLLRPDAGEAHVFGHDVVREADAVRSRVSLTGQYASVDEDLTGQENLVLLARLTGHGRKSAAARAGQLLEAFGLAEAAGRQVKNYSGGMRRRIDIAASILNTPDLLFLDEPTTGLDPRSRNQVWEIVRAVVAQGTTVLLTTQYLDEADQLAARIAVIDRGRVIAEGTKGELKSSVGAGAVHVRLRDAHLRPEAERLLARVLDAAVQLEPDPVALTARVGGAGNGRGAAEAASRALAELAAAGITVDNFSLGQPSLDEVFLALTDRTPEEDPA, from the coding sequence ATGAGCAGCACGGCAGCCGCCGCGAGGACCCGTACCGGGCTCGCCATCGAGACGGCGGGACTGGTCAAGACCTTCGGCGAGAACCGCGCCGTGGACGGCGTCGACCTGAGCGTCCCGGCCGGCACGGTCTACGGCGTGCTCGGGCCGAACGGCGCGGGCAAGACGACCACGGTGAAGATGCTCGCGACGCTGCTGCGGCCGGACGCGGGCGAGGCCCATGTGTTCGGGCACGACGTGGTGCGCGAGGCGGACGCGGTGCGCTCGCGGGTCAGCCTGACCGGCCAGTACGCGTCCGTGGACGAGGATCTGACGGGCCAGGAGAACCTGGTGCTGCTCGCGCGCCTCACCGGCCACGGGAGGAAGTCGGCGGCCGCCCGCGCGGGGCAGCTCCTGGAGGCGTTCGGGCTCGCCGAGGCGGCGGGCCGGCAGGTGAAGAACTACTCGGGGGGCATGCGGCGCCGCATCGACATCGCCGCGTCGATCCTCAACACCCCGGACCTGCTGTTCCTGGACGAGCCGACGACGGGCCTCGACCCGCGCAGCCGCAACCAGGTGTGGGAGATCGTCCGGGCCGTCGTCGCGCAGGGCACGACCGTGCTGCTCACCACGCAGTACCTGGACGAGGCCGACCAGTTGGCGGCCCGGATCGCGGTCATCGACCGGGGCCGGGTCATCGCCGAGGGCACCAAGGGCGAGCTGAAGTCCTCGGTCGGGGCGGGCGCCGTGCACGTACGGCTGCGGGACGCGCACCTGCGGCCGGAGGCGGAGCGGCTGCTGGCGCGGGTGCTCGACGCGGCCGTGCAGCTGGAGCCGGACCCGGTCGCGCTCACCGCGCGGGTGGGCGGCGCGGGCAACGGGCGGGGCGCCGCGGAGGCCGCGTCCCGGGCGCTCGCCGAGCTGGCCGCGGCCGGCATCACCGTCGACAACTTCTCCCTGGGCCAGCCGAGCCTCGACGAGGTGTTCCTGGCCCTGACCGACCGGACCCCCGAGGAGGACCCGGCATGA
- a CDS encoding SH3 domain-containing protein produces the protein MRRTTPAIAAATLVAGGVLAVTAAAPASAGSGVVWGTVVSQSELNVRSGPSTSDPVVTRLEPGDQDRIECATNGSRVHGDPAWFWLIGARGWVSATYIDTDGRSVPSCETPCPPDHPQRDSHSTDYRDSPTFWFRSETSIEFGVTY, from the coding sequence ATGCGCCGAACAACTCCGGCCATCGCCGCGGCCACGCTCGTCGCGGGCGGCGTGCTCGCCGTGACGGCGGCGGCCCCGGCCAGTGCGGGCAGCGGCGTCGTCTGGGGGACCGTCGTCTCCCAGAGCGAACTCAACGTCCGCTCGGGCCCGAGCACTTCGGACCCGGTCGTCACCCGGCTCGAACCGGGCGACCAGGACCGCATCGAGTGCGCGACCAACGGCTCTCGGGTGCACGGCGATCCGGCCTGGTTCTGGCTGATCGGCGCCCGCGGCTGGGTCAGCGCCACATACATCGACACCGACGGCCGCTCCGTGCCGAGCTGCGAGACGCCGTGCCCGCCCGACCACCCGCAGCGTGACAGCCACAGCACCGACTACCGCGACAGCCCGACCTTCTGGTTCCGCTCGGAGACCAGCATCGAGTTCGGCGTCACGTACTGA
- a CDS encoding DUF7144 family membrane protein, which produces MSQSTPPPGPGSAPDPDPAAWSAAQRRREPDPTRGEGPGNPDWAAGGAVFAGVLMMTSGILGVLNGIAGIAQDDVYGRVGDYVYEFSLTTWGWIHLVIGVLVAVTGWGVLKGADWARGVGIGLAVLYVIEYFLFLPYAPVWSVIAIGIGVFVIWALAQEPARARKTP; this is translated from the coding sequence ATGAGCCAGAGCACACCGCCCCCCGGCCCCGGATCCGCCCCGGACCCCGACCCGGCCGCCTGGTCCGCCGCGCAGCGCCGCCGCGAACCCGACCCCACGCGGGGCGAGGGACCCGGCAACCCCGACTGGGCGGCCGGCGGCGCCGTATTCGCGGGCGTCCTGATGATGACCAGCGGCATCCTCGGCGTCCTCAACGGCATCGCGGGCATCGCCCAGGACGACGTGTACGGCCGCGTCGGCGACTACGTCTACGAGTTCAGCCTCACCACATGGGGCTGGATCCACCTCGTCATCGGCGTCCTCGTGGCCGTCACCGGCTGGGGCGTCCTCAAGGGCGCGGACTGGGCGCGCGGCGTCGGCATCGGCCTCGCCGTGCTCTACGTCATCGAGTACTTCCTGTTCCTGCCCTACGCGCCGGTCTGGTCCGTCATCGCCATCGGCATCGGAGTGTTCGTGATCTGGGCGCTGGCCCAGGAGCCCGCGCGGGCCCGGAAGACGCCGTAG
- a CDS encoding FUSC family protein, with translation MPPPDWLVRTLRPQRAPVPWAAAARASIALAAPLAVGLATHHFTYGAVVALGALSGVVGDTADAYRMRILNIAVPQLFGALGVVLGTQVYGQGWLAVAVVTTVALVSGMISTIGAVASVSGLLLLLNCVVGAGLPMPGDWWLAPLLILTGGLLVLLLALLAWPLRGGVPERAAVASTYRSVANLLEAAGTDDLSYAETRIAVTQSLNQAYDLVLARRALAHGRNPEQVRLVSQLNALTPVLEAAPAAHQCGVPLSPRIPAAVREIAEAVAAGRTTESAARDLPAPEGPAARAVDQALRHAAEVASRRGEADFTNVADRLGRPAALRVRARRAARGVLLSGASWRYGLRLALCIGIAQSLVSLIAVPRSYWVALTITFVLKPDFGSVFSRALLRALGTAAGLVVAAAVLSEVPLGWWSVPVMMLLAPLIPALTPRGYAFQTAAITPVILLLSDILNHQGTALLWPRLLDSLMGCAIALVVGYLLWPESWHTRIGDRLADAVRDTAAYVDSAFGAPGERDTAARARMRRRLYRDLSLIRAEFQRALTEPPPMGKRAAAWWPLVVAVERIVDATTAARVRVGHGSPPPSAAEVSRVSAQLRELSEGLRESVVLEEVRADFGDPGSPEGVLEPVRQEVAAARAIGIPTGPTGSLPSAA, from the coding sequence ATGCCACCTCCAGACTGGCTGGTCAGAACGCTTCGGCCGCAGCGCGCCCCCGTCCCGTGGGCCGCCGCGGCCCGCGCCTCGATCGCCCTGGCCGCCCCCCTGGCGGTGGGCCTCGCCACGCACCACTTCACGTACGGCGCCGTCGTCGCCCTCGGCGCCCTCTCCGGCGTCGTCGGCGACACGGCCGACGCGTACCGGATGCGCATCCTGAACATCGCCGTGCCGCAGCTCTTCGGCGCTCTCGGCGTCGTCCTCGGCACCCAGGTGTACGGGCAGGGCTGGCTCGCCGTCGCCGTCGTCACCACCGTTGCCCTGGTCTCCGGGATGATCTCCACGATCGGCGCGGTCGCCTCGGTCTCCGGACTGCTGCTCCTGCTGAACTGCGTGGTCGGCGCGGGCCTCCCGATGCCCGGCGACTGGTGGCTCGCCCCGCTCCTGATCCTCACCGGCGGCCTCCTCGTCCTGCTGCTCGCCCTGCTGGCGTGGCCGCTGCGCGGGGGCGTGCCCGAACGGGCCGCGGTCGCCTCCACGTACCGCAGCGTCGCCAACCTCCTCGAAGCCGCCGGCACCGACGACCTCAGCTACGCGGAGACCCGCATCGCGGTCACCCAGTCCCTCAACCAGGCCTACGACCTCGTCCTCGCCCGGCGCGCCCTCGCCCACGGCCGCAACCCCGAACAGGTCCGGCTGGTCAGCCAGTTGAACGCCCTCACCCCGGTCCTGGAGGCGGCCCCCGCCGCCCACCAGTGCGGAGTGCCGCTGTCGCCGCGGATCCCGGCCGCCGTCCGCGAGATCGCCGAGGCCGTCGCCGCCGGGCGGACCACCGAGAGCGCGGCCCGCGACCTGCCCGCCCCCGAAGGGCCCGCCGCCCGCGCCGTCGACCAGGCCCTGCGGCACGCCGCCGAGGTCGCCTCCCGGCGCGGCGAGGCCGACTTCACCAACGTCGCCGACCGGCTCGGCCGGCCCGCCGCACTGCGGGTGCGGGCCCGGCGGGCGGCGCGCGGGGTGCTGCTGTCCGGGGCCTCCTGGCGCTACGGCCTGCGGCTCGCGCTCTGCATCGGCATCGCGCAGTCCCTCGTGTCGCTGATCGCCGTGCCGCGCTCGTACTGGGTGGCGCTGACCATCACGTTCGTCCTCAAGCCGGACTTCGGGTCCGTGTTCTCGCGGGCCCTGCTGCGCGCCCTCGGCACGGCCGCCGGGCTCGTCGTCGCGGCGGCCGTCCTCTCCGAGGTGCCGCTGGGCTGGTGGTCCGTGCCGGTGATGATGCTGCTCGCCCCGCTGATCCCGGCCCTCACCCCGCGCGGCTACGCCTTCCAGACCGCCGCCATCACCCCCGTGATCCTGCTCCTGTCCGACATCCTCAACCACCAGGGCACGGCCCTGCTGTGGCCCCGGCTGCTGGACAGCCTGATGGGCTGCGCGATCGCGCTGGTCGTCGGCTATCTCCTGTGGCCGGAGAGCTGGCACACCCGGATCGGGGACCGGCTCGCGGACGCGGTGCGGGACACGGCGGCGTACGTGGACAGCGCGTTCGGCGCGCCGGGGGAGCGGGACACGGCGGCGCGGGCGCGGATGCGGCGCCGTCTGTACCGGGACCTGTCGCTGATCCGGGCCGAGTTCCAGCGGGCGCTGACCGAGCCGCCGCCCATGGGGAAGCGGGCGGCGGCGTGGTGGCCGCTCGTCGTGGCGGTCGAGCGGATCGTGGACGCGACGACCGCTGCGCGGGTGCGCGTGGGGCATGGTTCACCTCCGCCTTCTGCGGCGGAGGTGAGCCGGGTTTCCGCGCAGTTGCGGGAGCTCTCCGAGGGGCTGCGGGAGTCTGTGGTCCTCGAAGAGGTCCGGGCCGACTTCGGTGACCCCGGGTCGCCCGAGGGCGTCCTGGAACCCGTCCGCCAGGAGGTGGCCGCCGCCCGGGCGATCGGCATCCCGACGGGGCCGACCGGTTCGCTGCCGAGTGCGGCGTAG
- a CDS encoding TIGR03364 family FAD-dependent oxidoreductase, translating into MNRQHADTAVVGAGIVGLAHALAAARLGRKVVVFERDDFAVGASIRNFGMIWSVGQQRGKVYERALRSREVWLEVAAKTGLWAPETGSLHLAHHADEVAVLEEFLQLSDAARERGTRMITADEAVGRSGFARRDGLLGAMWSPTEVNVDPRRAIPAVAEHLAAEYGVEFRFGTHVRGIAAPTVSTTAGDWDCGQVFVCSGNDFASLYPEVFAESGLTRCKLQMMRTAPLAGGRALGPMLCGGLTLLHYAAFDGCPSQAALAERMGAERAFHREHGIHVLVSQTADGRLTLGDSHAYGPTLGPFADGAVDDAVLEYLGTFAGLPPEAEVTERWVGFYPSLRDGRTELVVDPEPGVTVVNGVGGAGMTLSFGLAEENLASR; encoded by the coding sequence ATGAACCGTCAGCACGCGGACACGGCCGTCGTCGGCGCCGGCATCGTCGGGCTCGCGCACGCGCTCGCCGCCGCCCGGCTCGGCCGCAAGGTCGTCGTCTTCGAACGGGACGACTTCGCGGTCGGCGCCTCGATCCGCAACTTCGGGATGATCTGGTCGGTCGGCCAGCAGCGCGGAAAGGTCTACGAGCGGGCGCTGCGCAGCCGCGAGGTGTGGCTGGAGGTCGCCGCAAAGACCGGTCTGTGGGCGCCCGAGACCGGCTCCCTGCATCTGGCCCACCACGCCGACGAGGTCGCGGTCCTGGAGGAGTTCCTTCAGCTCAGCGACGCGGCCCGGGAGCGGGGGACACGGATGATCACCGCGGACGAGGCCGTCGGGCGGTCCGGTTTCGCGCGCCGGGACGGGCTGCTCGGCGCGATGTGGAGTCCGACGGAGGTCAACGTCGACCCGCGCCGGGCGATCCCCGCGGTCGCCGAGCACCTGGCCGCGGAGTACGGCGTCGAGTTCCGCTTCGGCACCCATGTGCGCGGCATCGCGGCGCCGACGGTCTCCACGACGGCGGGCGACTGGGACTGCGGGCAGGTCTTCGTCTGTTCCGGCAACGACTTCGCCTCCCTCTATCCGGAGGTCTTCGCCGAGAGCGGCCTGACCCGCTGCAAGCTCCAGATGATGCGCACCGCCCCCCTGGCCGGCGGGCGCGCGCTCGGCCCGATGCTCTGCGGCGGCCTCACCCTGCTGCACTACGCGGCCTTCGACGGCTGCCCGTCGCAGGCCGCGCTCGCCGAACGGATGGGCGCGGAGCGGGCGTTCCACCGCGAGCACGGCATCCACGTCCTGGTCTCGCAGACCGCCGACGGCCGTCTCACCCTCGGCGACTCGCACGCGTACGGGCCCACGCTCGGCCCGTTCGCGGACGGTGCCGTCGACGACGCGGTCCTGGAGTACCTCGGCACCTTCGCCGGGCTGCCGCCGGAGGCGGAGGTCACCGAGCGCTGGGTCGGCTTCTACCCGTCGCTGCGGGACGGCCGCACCGAGCTGGTCGTCGACCCCGAGCCCGGGGTGACGGTCGTCAACGGGGTGGGCGGCGCGGGCATGACGCTCTCGTTCGGCCTCGCCGAGGAGAACCTGGCCTCGCGCTGA
- a CDS encoding ABC transporter permease, protein MSTATGTGTGEAQDLAPVSADSLAALLVATERPRRPSALAASLTFGWRAVLKIKHVPEQLFDVTAFPIMMVLMYTYLFGGALAGSPREYIQYLLPGILVMSVVMITMYTGVSVNTDIEKGVFDRFRTLPIWRPAVMVGYLLGDALRYTIASVVMLAVGLIMGFRPDGGFPGVLAGVALLLVFSFAFSWIWTMFGLLLRTEKSVMGVSMMVIFPLTFLSDIFVKPETMPGWLQAFVNNNPVTHVASAVRGLMEGDWPTDEVLWSLGWAAVLVAVFGPVTMRLYNRK, encoded by the coding sequence ATGAGCACCGCCACCGGTACCGGAACGGGCGAGGCACAGGACCTCGCTCCGGTCAGCGCCGACTCGCTGGCCGCGCTGCTGGTCGCCACGGAGCGGCCGCGGCGCCCGAGCGCGCTCGCCGCCTCGCTCACGTTCGGCTGGCGCGCGGTCCTGAAGATCAAACACGTACCAGAACAGCTGTTCGATGTGACGGCGTTCCCGATCATGATGGTGCTGATGTACACGTACCTCTTCGGGGGCGCGCTCGCCGGTTCCCCGCGCGAGTACATCCAGTACCTGCTGCCCGGCATCCTCGTGATGTCCGTCGTCATGATCACGATGTACACGGGCGTCTCGGTCAACACCGACATCGAGAAGGGCGTCTTCGACCGCTTCCGCACCCTGCCGATCTGGCGCCCGGCCGTCATGGTCGGCTACCTGCTTGGCGACGCCCTGCGCTACACGATCGCCTCCGTCGTCATGCTCGCCGTCGGCCTGATCATGGGCTTCCGGCCGGACGGCGGGTTCCCCGGCGTCCTCGCGGGCGTGGCCCTGCTGCTCGTCTTCTCGTTCGCGTTCTCATGGATCTGGACGATGTTCGGGCTGCTCCTGCGCACCGAGAAGTCCGTCATGGGCGTCAGCATGATGGTGATCTTCCCGCTGACCTTCCTCAGCGACATCTTCGTCAAGCCCGAGACCATGCCCGGCTGGCTCCAGGCCTTCGTCAACAACAACCCCGTCACCCACGTCGCCTCCGCCGTCCGCGGCCTCATGGAGGGCGACTGGCCCACCGACGAGGTGCTGTGGTCCCTTGGCTGGGCCGCCGTCCTCGTCGCCGTCTTCGGCCCGGTCACGATGCGCCTCTACAACCGGAAGTGA
- a CDS encoding NAD(P)-dependent oxidoreductase, producing MNIVLFGATGMVGSRIAAEALARGHRVTAVSRSGGSPLPGVTAAAADCSDPVKVGELAEGHDAVASALAPPRDGSDPTLPFLALNEALVAGVRRSGVSRLVVVGGSGNLFAEPGRMLLDQPGFPDDYRGEALAHRDVLTYLRTVDDLDWTCVSPAADIAPGERTGEFRVGGDRLMTDEHGNSRISAEDYAIAFVDELERDAHSRGRMSVAY from the coding sequence ATGAACATCGTGCTGTTCGGCGCCACCGGCATGGTCGGCAGCCGCATCGCCGCCGAGGCCCTCGCCCGCGGCCACCGGGTCACGGCGGTCAGCCGGTCCGGCGGCTCCCCGCTGCCCGGCGTCACCGCGGCCGCCGCGGACTGCTCCGACCCCGTGAAGGTGGGCGAGCTCGCGGAGGGCCACGACGCCGTCGCCAGCGCCCTCGCGCCGCCACGCGACGGCTCCGACCCGACGCTGCCCTTCCTGGCCCTCAACGAGGCGCTGGTGGCGGGAGTGCGCAGGTCAGGGGTGTCGCGGCTGGTCGTGGTGGGCGGCTCGGGCAACCTGTTCGCCGAACCGGGCCGGATGCTCCTCGACCAGCCCGGCTTCCCCGACGACTACCGCGGCGAGGCCCTGGCCCACCGCGACGTCCTGACCTATCTGCGCACCGTCGACGACCTCGACTGGACCTGTGTGTCCCCGGCCGCGGACATCGCCCCCGGTGAGCGCACCGGCGAGTTCCGCGTCGGCGGCGACCGCCTCATGACCGACGAGCACGGCAACAGCCGGATCAGCGCCGAGGACTACGCGATCGCCTTCGTCGACGAACTCGAACGCGACGCGCACTCCCGGGGCCGCATGTCCGTCGCCTACTGA
- a CDS encoding PhoX family protein — MRKMLPLVSVDGRHAGGRSALTCRFRCGDACFHEVPNTSDNAYVGDVVAGALSRRSMLRAAAVVTVAAAAGTTVLAGPGAGDATAAAGHGGHGGGGAATEGARGLRFAPVAPNTADAVTVPGGYGQNVVVRWGEPILRGAPAFDPEHQSAKAQAGQFGYNNDFLSLLPLRGEHGRQVLVANHEYTDEILMFRGYDPANPTREQVEIAWAAHGLSVVVVEENRKNGGLNAVSRHHLNRRLTATSPFRLSGPVAGSPLVRTKADPKGTTVLGTLNNCSGGTTPWGTTLHGEENFNQYFANAAKVTDPTAAARLKRYGVIGEASERKWERFDDRFDLAKEPNEANRFGWVVELDPYDPESTPRKRTALGRFKHEAAQPRLTGDGRPVVYMGDDEKFDYFYKFVGSKRMAKGGSRAAHAHNLTLLDEGTLYVAKLTGDSPAEQIDGTGALPSDGEFDGSGTWIPLATAYAGGRAESHVEGMTAEEVYLFTRFAGDKVGATKMDRPEDIEPSPRTGKVYVALTNNSDRGKAGKAGPDEANPRNLNKHGQILELTEARNRAESTTFGWSLFLVAGDPEDPATYFAGFPKERVSPISCPDNVTFDPHGNLWISTDGNQLGSHDGLFGVATRGELRGELKQFLTMPTGAETCGPLVQDRRVLVSVQHPGEIDGASVERPASTWPDGPGRIVRPSVVSVWRTDGGDIGI; from the coding sequence GTGCGGAAAATGCTGCCGCTGGTCTCGGTCGACGGACGTCACGCGGGGGGCCGTTCGGCGCTGACCTGTCGGTTCCGCTGTGGTGACGCCTGCTTCCACGAGGTGCCGAACACCAGCGACAACGCGTACGTCGGCGATGTCGTCGCCGGTGCGCTGAGCCGCCGTTCGATGCTGCGCGCCGCCGCCGTGGTGACCGTCGCGGCCGCCGCCGGTACGACGGTCCTGGCCGGTCCGGGCGCGGGGGACGCCACGGCCGCCGCCGGACACGGCGGACACGGCGGGGGCGGGGCGGCCACGGAGGGTGCGCGCGGGCTGCGGTTCGCGCCGGTCGCGCCGAACACCGCCGACGCCGTCACGGTGCCCGGCGGATACGGGCAGAACGTGGTCGTCCGGTGGGGCGAGCCGATCCTGCGCGGGGCCCCGGCCTTCGACCCGGAGCACCAGAGCGCGAAGGCGCAGGCCGGTCAGTTCGGCTACAACAACGACTTCCTGAGCCTGCTGCCGCTGCGCGGCGAGCACGGCCGGCAGGTCCTCGTCGCCAACCACGAGTACACCGACGAGATCCTGATGTTCCGCGGCTACGACCCGGCGAACCCGACCCGCGAGCAGGTCGAGATCGCGTGGGCCGCGCACGGCCTGTCCGTCGTCGTGGTCGAGGAGAACCGGAAGAACGGCGGCCTGAACGCCGTCTCGCGCCACCACCTCAACCGGCGCCTGACCGCCACCAGCCCCTTCCGCCTCTCCGGCCCCGTCGCGGGCAGCCCGCTGGTCCGCACGAAGGCCGACCCGAAGGGCACCACCGTCCTCGGCACGCTCAACAACTGCTCGGGCGGCACCACCCCGTGGGGCACGACCCTGCACGGCGAGGAGAACTTCAACCAGTACTTCGCCAACGCCGCCAAGGTCACCGACCCGACCGCGGCGGCCCGCCTCAAGCGGTACGGCGTGATCGGCGAGGCCTCCGAGCGCAAGTGGGAGCGGTTCGACGACCGCTTCGACCTGGCCAAGGAGCCGAACGAGGCCAACCGCTTCGGCTGGGTCGTCGAACTCGACCCGTACGACCCGGAGTCGACGCCGCGCAAGCGCACCGCGCTCGGCCGCTTCAAGCACGAGGCCGCGCAGCCGCGCCTGACCGGCGACGGCCGCCCCGTCGTCTACATGGGCGACGACGAGAAGTTCGACTACTTCTACAAGTTCGTCGGCAGCAAGCGCATGGCGAAGGGCGGCTCGCGGGCCGCCCACGCCCACAACCTGACCCTCCTCGACGAGGGCACCCTCTACGTCGCCAAGCTCACCGGCGACTCCCCGGCGGAGCAGATCGACGGCACGGGCGCGCTGCCCTCCGACGGCGAGTTCGACGGCTCCGGTACGTGGATCCCGCTGGCCACCGCCTACGCGGGCGGCCGCGCCGAGTCGCACGTCGAGGGCATGACCGCCGAGGAGGTCTACCTCTTCACGCGGTTCGCCGGGGACAAGGTCGGCGCCACGAAGATGGACCGGCCCGAGGACATCGAGCCGTCGCCGCGCACCGGCAAGGTGTACGTCGCGCTGACCAACAACTCCGACCGCGGCAAGGCCGGCAAGGCGGGCCCGGACGAGGCCAACCCGCGCAACCTCAACAAGCACGGGCAGATCCTCGAACTGACCGAGGCGCGCAACCGGGCCGAGTCGACGACGTTCGGCTGGTCGCTGTTCCTGGTCGCCGGTGACCCGGAGGACCCCGCGACGTACTTCGCCGGGTTCCCCAAGGAGCGGGTCAGCCCGATCTCCTGCCCGGACAACGTCACGTTCGACCCGCACGGCAATCTGTGGATCTCCACGGACGGCAACCAGCTGGGCTCGCACGACGGGCTGTTCGGTGTCGCGACGCGGGGTGAGCTGCGGGGCGAGCTGAAGCAGTTCCTCACGATGCCGACCGGGGCGGAGACCTGCGGTCCGCTCGTGCAGGATCGCCGGGTGCTGGTGTCCGTGCAGCACCCGGGGGAGATCGACGGGGCGTCCGTCGAGCGCCCGGCCAGCACCTGGCCCGACGGCCCGGGCCGGATCGTGCGGCCTTCTGTCGTCTCGGTGTGGCGCACCGATGGGGGCGACATCGGTATCTGA